The Bemisia tabaci chromosome 8, PGI_BMITA_v3 genome has a segment encoding these proteins:
- the LOC109032769 gene encoding LOW QUALITY PROTEIN: protein tiptop (The sequence of the model RefSeq protein was modified relative to this genomic sequence to represent the inferred CDS: inserted 1 base in 1 codon), with translation MSRRKQNCPKRMKWECADGQEPPADAEMQGLDSGDQDEDEDDEGASSAASLSEPASPFSGPREEINRDSTMLSEAVSPPYSRCSSIPPRCSSRDSAVSERDVVSPVSPVSLAPPPLFLPTPQPHQKLLRAASPPTSPAPSPSPRNESPRSSASASASEEPNVLDFSTKRPSGTPPPQPGPHLLKIPATVEVPLNSPLDLSVSSRKRSHGDDSSPASSPSPQPKKIPMDFKQVPWTPPPGVPPHFPYFAAAMAAASSLSPKSNSSAAETFPWNGKTKSQEPRSAPSDASKALEKMSELSKLGGDEFRSSFNNNSSSVNNNNSHIGSSGRHSAWQSHWLNKGAEQAKDVLKCVWCKQSFPSLAAMTTHMKEAKHCGVNVPXPQIQPPLPAPPQQAPPSGASNNINSPPSAANSKPNSSDLNLIIKETMPLPRKLVRGQDVWLGKGAEQTRQILKCMWCGQSFRSLAEMTSHMQQTQHYTNIISQEQIISWKSADEGKSGGSGSSGGVSSSAAGGASSVTSSHVSAVLTCKVCDQAFSSLKDLSNHMVKNSHYKEHIMRSITESGGRRRQTREKRKKSLPVRKLLELERAQNDMKNGESFMMLGKHNREIHAASRITCEKCGEKIDMAVFVDHIRLCIGSGAISSDHRNLLKNALLSSNMHTSENPPSVTQTLRESRKIKKDYVNLPSVSPPAAASDLSINSEPKASNKQSDGKNSTSPSVLNAIEKLIEKSFDSRGRHGGASGGANFNPNASPGNAPIGSSILKRLGIDESVDYTKPLVDAQTINLLRSYHHHQQANCGRRERSGSESSSVSDRGLSRHDSLTPEKKFDSPEKLSTSSARATPENVGAMSPPEDASVDLKIKREPEEEAGVPLPSSNRKRNHVDVKAEIKEEDEVSVKEERDRVESPENSENRDPQRRMSEESLVTTSSVKAEDDEEPRKESSESPASSPKPAPESPCRNSASPASSDRSATSRSDKKSSGSLGALSSMFDNLSGGNANSSEPTTTSGKGTSHPLAALQKLCDKTETHHPPPRPSLAAPHGSTPVPLTTTSTSNTPGAILAFSWACNDAVVNSDSIMKCAFCDTPFISKGAYRHHLSKMHFVKDGVIPDPVALKSPSTPPSKSSSSSVASTSAARSPTQQNNFEESPHSKFLKYTELAKQLSSKYV, from the exons GGGAATGCGCCGACGGGCAAGAGCCGCCGGCAGACGCGGAGATGCAGGGCTTGGATTCCGGCGACCAGGACGAGGATGAGGACGACGAAGGTGCCTCCAGCGCCGCTTCGCTTTCCGAGCCAGCATCCCCTTTCTCCGGCCCACGGGAGGAGATAAACCGTGATTCTACCATGTTAAG CGAGGCCGTAAGCCCCCCGTACTCGAGATGCTCGTCGATACCACCGCGATGTTCCTCTCGGGACTCGGCCGTGTCGGAGCGGGACGTGGTGTCCCCGGTGAGCCCCGTGAGCCTGGCGCCCCCGCCGCTCTTCCTCCCGACGCCGCAGCCCCACCAGAAGCTCCTGCGAGCCGCCTCACCGCCCACCTCACCCGCCCCCTCCCCGTCCCCCCGCAACGAGTCCCCCCGCTCCTCAGCCTCCGCCTCCGCCTCCGAGGAGCCCAACGTCCTCGACTTCAGCACCAAGCGACCCTCCGGGACGCCCCCGCCCCAGCCCGGGCCCCACCTCCTCAAGATCCCGGCCACGGTCGAAGTTCCTCTCAATAGTCCTTTAGATTTATCAGTTTCCAGTAGAAAAAGAAGTCACGGCGACGACTCGTCGCCGGCCTCGTCTCCTAGTCCGCAACCAAAAAAGATCCCGATGGACTTCAAGCAAGTGCCGTGGACGCCGCCGCCCGGGGTCCCGCCTCACTTCCCCTACTTCGCCGCCGCCATGGCGGCCGCCAGCAGTCTTTCACCCAAGAGCAATTCCTCCGCCGCCGAGACCTTCCCCTGGAACGGGAAGACCAAATCTCAAGAGCCCCGCTCCGCGCCCAGCGACGCCTCCAAGGCCCTCGAGAAGATGAGCGAGCTTAGCAAATTGGGCGGCGACGAGTTCCGCTCCTCCTTCAACAACAACAGCAGTAGCGTTAACAATAACAATAGTCACATAGGTTCAAGCGGGCGGCATAGCGCCTGGCAGTCGCACTGGCTCAACAAGGGCGCCGAGCAGGCCAAGGACGTGCTGAAGTGCGTGTGGTGCAAGCAGAGCTTCCCGAGTCTGGCGGCCATGACGACGCACATGAAGGAGGCCAAGCATTGCGGTGTCAACGTTC ATCCCCAGATCCAACCGCCGCTTCCAGCGCCGCCCCAACAGGCGCCGCCCTCCGGGGCCTCCAACAACATCAACTCGCCGCCGTCGGCCGCCAACAGCAAGCCCAACTCTTCCGACTTGAACCTCATCATCAAGGAAACCATGCCGCTCCCGAGGAAGCTCGTCAGGGGGCAGGATGTCTGGCTCGGGAAAGGCGCCGAACAAACTAGGCAGATTCTCAAGTGCATGTGGTGCGGGCAGAGCTTCCGGTCACTCGCCGAGATGACTAGTCATATGCAGCAAACGCAGCACTACACGAACATAATCTCCCAAGAGCAGATTATCTCCTGGAAGAGCGCCGACGAGGGCAAGTCCGGTGGAAGCGGGAGCAGCGGCGGAGTGAGCAGCTCGGCCGCCGGTGGCGCCTCGAGTGTAACCAGTAGTCACGTGAGCGCGGTGCTCACCTGCAAAGTATGTGATCAAGCCTTTAGTTCGTTGAAAGACCTTAGCAATCATATGGTGAAGAACTCCCACTACAAGGAGCACATCATGAGGTCGATCACGGAGAGCGGCGGCCGGCGACGGCAGACGAGGGAGAAGCGGAAAAAGTCGCTGCCCGTTCGGAAGCTGCTCGAGCTGGAGCGAGCGCAGAACGACATGAAGAACGGCGAGAGCTTCATGATGCTCGGCAAACACAACCGGGAGATCCACGCCGCCAGTCGGATAACCTGCGAGAAGTGCGGGGAGAAGATCGACATGGCGGTCTTCGTCGACCATATCCGGTTGTGCATCGGGAGCGGCGCCATCAGCAGCGACCATAGGAATCTGCTGAAGAACGCCCTGCTGTCGAGCAACATGCATACCTCGGAGAATCCGCCCAGCGTGACGCAGACGCTCCGGGAAAGCCGCAAGATCAAAAAGGACTACGTGAATCTCCCGTCCGTGTCGCCGCCGGCCGCCGCGTCGGACCTCTCGATCAACTCGGAGCCGAAAGCAAGCAATAAACAGTCGGACGGCAAGAACTCCACCTCGCCGTCCGTCCTCAACGCCATCGAGAAGCTCATAGAAAAAAGTTTCGACTCGCGAGGCAGGCATGGTGGTGCTAGTGGTGGCGCCAACTTCAACCCCAACGCCAGTCCCGGCAACGCTCCCATCGGTTCCAGCATCCTCAAGAGGCTAGGCATCGACGAAAGCGTCGACTACACGAAGCCCCTCGTCGACGCGCAAACTATCAACCTTCTGCGATCGTATCACCACCATCAACAAGCCAACTGCGGGCGGAGGGAAAGAAGCGGTAGCGAGTCGAGCTCCGTGTCGGACAGGGGTCTATCCAGGCACGACTCTCTCACGCCCGAGAAGAAATTCGACTCTCCGGAGAAGCTGTCGACATCGTCCGCGAGGGCGACGCCGGAGAACGTCGGCGCCATGTCTCCGCCCGAAGACGCCTCGGTCGATCTCAAGATCAAGCGGGAACCGGAAGAGGAAGCCGGGGTACCACTCCCGAGCTCCAACCGGAAACGCAACCACGTGGACGTCAAAGCGGAGATCAAAGAAGAGGATGAGGTGAGCGTGAAGGAAGAGCGGGATAGAGTGGAGAGCCCGGAGAACTCGGAGAACCGCGACCCGCAGAGGCGGATGAGCGAGGAGTCGTTGGTGACGACGAGTAGTGTCAAAGCCGAGGACGATGAAGAACCCAGGAAGGAGAGCAGTGAGAGCCCAGCGTCTAGTCCAAAACCGGCTCCGGAGAGCCCCTGCCGGAACTCGGCCAGCCCGGCGAGCAGCGATCGTTCGGCGACGTCCCGGTCCGATAAGAAGTCGAGCGGGAGTTTAGGTGCTTTATCGTCCATGTTCGACAACCTCTCGGGTGGGAACGCCAATTCCTCCGAGCCGACGACGACCTCCGGGAAAGGGACGAGTCACCCTCTGGCGGCCCTCCAGAAACTCTGCGACAAGACTGAGACTCACCACCCGCCACCGCGGCCGAGCCTCGCGGCGCCGCACGGCTCGACGCCCGTCCCCCTGACGACGACCTCGACGAGCAACACCCCGGGTGCTATCCTGGCCTTCAGCTGGGCCTGCAACGACGCCGTCGTCAACTCGGACTCCATCATGAAGTGCGCCTTCTGCGACACGCCGTTCATCTCCAAGGGCGCCTACAGGCATCACCTCTCCAAGATGCACTTCGTCAAGGACGGGGTCATCCCCGACCCGGTCGCCCTCAAGTCACCCTCGACGCCCCCGAGCAAGTCGAGTAGCTCCTCGGTGGCGTCCACGTCGGCCGCCAGGAGCCCCACGCAACAGAACAACTTCGAGGAAAGCCCCCATTCTAAATTTCTAAAGTATACCGAGTTAGCGAAGCAATTATCTAGTAAATACGTTTGA